Below is a genomic region from Eupeodes corollae chromosome 1, idEupCoro1.1, whole genome shotgun sequence.
gagaagaaaaaagaatatgTTTCGAGCAAACTTAAAGAGAGACCTGTGAAAATGGACGAGGATAGTACGGATGAGAGTGAGCCGGACGATGAGAATTTCGATGAATTCCCTGATTGGAGGGCGAAAAAGTTTCATCGATAGACTGATTAAttagcaatttttttgtttaagttatttttgtactcgtttttgtaaaatatataagaaatataaaacaacaaacaaaactaaaatatgattcttatttattttcttaaataattgtgAACTATAAATTCCTGAAacaatttgatgaaattttcaaattagcaCAGTGGGTAAGAAAATAGACTGAAATGGCGTAAAGAACGGCCACCAAATCAGTTAGTTAATATTTCCTTTGAGAAACACCAACAGAGATCTGCATTTGAAAGCAAATTCATGCGTAACCAGAGTTTCGAATGGAATGTTATCTCTAAATCGatgcgttttaaaaaaaaatatattttgttaaccTCAAGGGATTTAGTGTAATGGCTTGGTgaaacaacaatgttttttttttaaatattcataatgCAAATTTATCACCTTATACGGTTGCCGTTTTAACGAAACGACCGAAGAACAAGTCGCTGACGCCTTGACTTTTTAATAAGATAATGAAAGATGAATTCTTAAATAAGTTTGGAGATattgaaatatcttttacaataactgatgaaatggtacttgccaaaatcgtaagcctcaaagaaaactttagccctggtcctgatggcgtcccatcggttattctaaaaaaatatagcattctctgtcaaagcctctaactgcactctttgaactctctctttctcaAGGTGTGTTTCATAATATATGggaagattcatttatatttcccattcataaacaaggcaatagaACTGaacttagtttatgattccgtttatttccattgcaagggCTTATTTTCCCCCTCTcaacacgtttttttttaaaagtagatccactacgagtaacttaattgaatttatatccaaagttttgtcagccctcgAGTATGGcaatgaagttgatgttgtatacactgattacagcaaagcctttaataaaatatcccataagataattaatctcaaactaagagccctaggcttataaactggataagctcctatattcCGAATAGAACTTATATAGTCCTTTttcgtaactcagtctccagtcatATACATGCAACTTATGGAGTCCCACAaagtagtcaccttggcccccttctctttgtcttatctgttaacgatgtctgtaataaattaaaaaactcagacaTTCTAATGTTGCGGATGATTATCTCCATAGACAaaccatatatatatatatatggttTGTCTATGATTATCTCTACTACCtcttattctttatttttacaaaatgatcttattaccttttttgtttggtgcatgaaAAAtatcctagagttaaatgtagtcCTTAATGTTGCCGTCAACGCAGTCGATTCCATTAAAGATCTTGGTATTTTATATGTGACAAACAGAATTTCCATTcacattttgacaaaattattaataaagctaatagatctcaaaataattttccaacccctatgtaactaaagcgctttacatttcccgaGTCCGTCCTCAACTTGAATATGCAtaccaagtatggtctcccttttatgaaaaccattcactcagaattgaaaatgttcaaagacgttccgttcgatttgccttacgtggcctccttatgccgatagaggtttgcagcccttatatattagacgccaaaacgctgatatatatattttctccccaattgttaatgggcaatatagatcccccggcactcctgagtgatattcaccttgaaatctgcgatctggctcccttttctatatccctcatcatcgcactaattacgggcactttaaaacaatgtccagaattcttcaaCGCTGCTATGCTGGCCTTCCActttaacatttccaaatcccatctgaaagataccctttaccttttccttttttgagtccgaattcctcgtccctttagttttaagtctaatcaaatttaaattgttagttcttgtacattataAGCCTTAGGGCATATATGaagtaatgttgaaaactggtaacaagaattaaaaaaaaagaaaattgttaagttaGTGTTAAGTTATAGCTTttattaagctgaataaataaataaatatggtaGTTCTCAAGAAGGTGTAAAAtataagtaaaatgttgaattaaTTACCGACAGGCGggttgttttctaaaattaggTATTGGTTAGAATGTTTCTGCATTCATTTTTTAACGGTAGCTCCATTCGGTTTGCTTTGAGTTCTTTTTTGGAAATGAATGTTTACTGTGAGTTAGCAGCAATATCAGTTTCACCATTATAACGGATACTTATATACATACGTGTCCGGGagttcacatgagctttattttatgtatttagcATCATAGACACCCCTATTGTGGTTGGCGAATCGAATGTTCGAAGTGAGATATTTGTATTAGCGAACTAACACATTCGACATACTACGGTTAGCGAACTTTACtattcgagttcgaaattcagGCATAAATAATGTCATATCATGAAATTGCAAATAAACGGTTGTGTtcattaattgataatttttatatttaataaaaatgcaaaataagccAAAATGATAAGCAAtttgttttttggagaaaacgaatattaaagacaaaattaagAACACTTCGACTGCGCAAAAATACTCGAGACAACTCTAATTTCCTACTGgaagttcttttaattctaaTCAATTCCTTAAGTTTCAGATCATATTTTCGACTGCATAAGGAAGCCTTTGCATTTGAACACAAATAATGTCCAACTTGGATCAGTCTCAACATGTCATCCGATGAGAAACAAAACGCAcgaaactactttttttaacGGCCAAGATACCAGGATGcttccgtatctgggaagcacccccaagttctctcggaactcctacaaaatgccctaaacaggctaactaaatgggctaagcaatgtggattggacgtcaacccacacaaaacagaattaatactcttttcgatataaaatatataaaagattcctcagattagcgcacccaagattagaggaataccattaagcttttccgaccaagctaaatatttgggcctcattttagacaaaaaactaaattggaaggcaaatattgatataagagtaaaaaaggctactgtagcgctttttacttataaaaaggccataggatcaaaatggggcttctccccaaaaataacccactggctatacacttcggtaattagaccgatactcatttatggagctgtcgtatggtggaccgcactggacaagatggtaaatctaaataagctcatcaaagtccagcggtcagcaggtatgtgcatcacaggagcacttcgctcaacaccaaccgcagcactggaagtgcttttaaacctaacaccacttgacatcttctccaaaaaggtggctgccaactcatgtgtaaggcttagagccacctttcaatggaccagtaacaatactggacatactactattctagacagtttcagatctatcccagatcgcttagactataccaccccaaaaatggtattcggtaaaagcttccatgtgtccatcccttcaagatcctcctgggaagaagagaaacccctggaagacgatgcggtacacttctatactgacggttcaaagaccgattacggagttggaagtggcatcttttcagaacaactgaatctcagtctatcctatagacatTCCAATCAATGTACTGTATTCCAGACTGAAGTAATGGCAATTAAAGAAgtactatcctggctcaaagaaaacattATATCTTGGAAGGATATAcaaatcttctcagacagccaagccgcttttaaatctctcgcgtctgtctccacaaactctcaaacagtccacgattgtcgatcatctctaaatgagatgacggaacagtttaacattcacctcatttcggtgccgggccacagagacattccgggaaattgtaaagctgatgagctcgccaaaaacggaacacttctgcctcatgttagacaaaaacataacctaggaacaccacttgctacatgcaaatatcttctcaagcagtatgctctagaaacaacaaatgctagatggtcacaaagtaccacctgcctagcaaccaagcaaatatggccaagtatatacttaaaacggtcaaaaggcttcatatcactgagcagacaaagtataagctctacaattggagtaataacgggacactgcctcataggaagacatgcgcTGAGGCTaagggtctacacaaatgacttctatagaagctgcatggacgagcaGGAAcaggaaacggtccaacaccttatatgtacatgtccagcactctccattagaaggaataactttctcggtaatcccttcttcgataacaccagtgaactggcaacgattgacacaaaacgtctctctaactttatcaaaagtacaaaatggtttgtttaaattcatcactctcccatgagtaacctcattagtggtatcacaatggacccttgaggtctacgtgcgtcaatgacatctggacagccactccaacctaacctaacctataccaGGAGAAATAGGATGTGTTGACGGAACCCATGTAGGAATCATTGCTCCGATTGAGTTGCGTCATCAGTATCTTAGCAGAAACGGATATTTCAGTTTAAACTAGGGTGTCCATAAcgtgtttgaaaaaaacaaaacatttccaAAACTTCAAACTTCTACTGTAATACTCCGCCCACTCACCTCACCATCATCCAAATAAAAGATATGATCAAATCAATCGTTTCATaagaatatatatttatgaaagaAGCATTAATTacaaactaataataataaataatgataattagtaaaatttaaataaatcttgatatttgtagataaaaaaaattcttaaaagaagATTAAtaagtcaaatttaatttaccgctagaatattttttcataaaaacagcaGAAAACATTGggtcacttttatttttgtatgaattgaggtctagacaatattttttgcgtttaaataaaataaattgggtggcgcaacagtccgttgagaactagggcctagtgacttacagctctcaatcattcctgtgtgcgagtaatgttgtcaggaatggagtggacctacagtttatagctaatttgagaaagcactttttcatgacaagaattactcttggaggattggtcaattcctcgcaagaggcagtaccctcgcaagaggcagactttagatggcatatgcttggttcgaacccaagacctctggcatgacagtccaacgcactaaccatcatgtcacgggtgcTACTATTTTTTGCCTTTAGattgatgaaatgtcaaatggaaATGGAAGAACAGATACGAAACACAagaaaatgcaacaaaaattgGGTGCTGAGTTTATGCAGACGGTTAGAAGAATTTAGAGTTATTTTAGTGGAcacttcaaagtttttttttttaatgaaaaggaAGTAAAATTCCTATTTTCAGGCactaacatttataaaaaagaaaaaagaggacaaaaaagagaacattaataaaaaagagtATAAACAAAGAATTTGACGGAAAAAGTTAGAATAAGAAAGATCGGAATCCAAAAAGAGAACATGTTCTCTTTAAAAGAGATGTTCTGGAAACCCTAGTTTAAACGCAATGATAGTAAGCTTTTTCCTCGAAAGtagcttttggtttttgtgCAAGTTTTTAAGGCGTGTGATCATAAAATGTGTATTTGTTATGTTGACTAAAGATATCCTGGATCAACCCACGATTCCTTTGTATGGAACTCCAGTAATCTTAAGTCAGTTCTTAAAACGTAATACCAAAAGGGAGAACTTTCcatgttatttatatttttatttcatcgttcaatcatttttcttttcattgttCAACAAACTTTTTGTACTGATTTGTATTAGTTCTCTTGCagctgaataaaaatgaattgatatatgttattttataagcttcgaccttttctcacacaatatgaACGTACGACAAATAATAACACAAATAATGTTGAAATTAATGAACATTCGATAACGACAATAGAGTGAGATCAATCTTCGAAAAATGTGtgacatttaagtcgaatcaacggttctcaattcgccaacggtaatacaaatttctcacaGTCACACTTTTATTCATTCGACTTGCCAATGGTAATATGGGTAAGAATCTAGTGTTTAATTGCAGAAACTATGGCagtgtttttatttggattgtTTATCGCTCTTAAGATTGTCGGTACACTATTGCTATTGCCGCAATTGTTTACAGTTGCCTTAATTGCTTGATGGCTCTTAAAAGATTCTGCCAAGAATGTTGGGAGGGGACGAATGAATAAAACATGTGATGCAAATCATGTGATGTTTTGTATTCCATCtgtgaaaataaatttctaacttttatttttaaattctgatcAGATGTCCGATAAAAAAGAGTGTggtattttacgaaccaaatgtataaaatagttttcatttttttttacttataatcAACAGTCTTTTCTGTCTTAATATGTGAACGTATAgagctcatcgtcaacaacctgataggtccttatcagtgtggttttagaccagaaaagcccacagtcgatcaaatatttacattacggcagatcctggaaaaaacccaagaataccaaatcgacagcatctacagggacgagctgtatatagCCATCTCTAGTTTTTGTATCCCTGCCtaactcgtctgtttgtgcagaataaccatcgagaattcacgctgctccataaaggttggaaacaacttaacagaacctttcgattgcaaaaaaggttttagacaaggtgatgcgctgtcatgtgattttttttaacatcgtgcttgaaagaatagtgcagagctcacacgacaacactagaggcactatctttcaaaagtcagtccaattactagcatatgctgatgacattgacataatcggaagaactcagcgtgttgTCAGTGGGGTTTTTGTgattattgaggcagaggcgtcaAAAATGGGTTAACCGGTTAATgacggcaaaacaaagtacatgctgtcgtcaatgTATGGCAATGTCGGAATTAATGCAAAAACTGAGAGATaactttgttttgttgattttccGTTATAAAATATTCCAGTGCATCATAACCGCTCTCATTTAACTATATTGCATACTTCCTCACTCCAAAACGTGCACTTGAAGTAACCACattagttttcttttcattgagatttaaaaaaggtgacaaaaattttaaagtttaacaagctgtatttttcttataaataacgTTATAATTCTGATTGAAGACGGAATCGACAGCGTCAGGTgtgttatttaatattttaataaaaaaattaagattaggAAAATATGTTGttctattttatatcaaaaatcgTGCGTTAATAACTATTAAGTGCTAATTAAGATTTTATCTAAAAGGTTAAGCTTAAAGTTAGTTTCCACAAGCTTCCACATTaagattttagtatttttatgtaACTTGACTTATTGTCTTTGGAGTTCTTAAAAGATCGGGTGCTCATatgtgttcctttttttttttctttgttaattaCTACCTTAGGAAGTTTTAGTATAAGATCTTCCTTTTTGGTACAGGTTCATGTACGaatgatttatttgaaatcatgaAATTGTCTGAAAAGCCAACAttagaaaaaagattattttatttaaaatttcaccttCAAGAACGCACCCAATGCCCgaacacaaatttaaatgagCTGAACCATAATATTTCACAATTTTCATcaagatttaaagaaaaatggacCAAATCTGATCGCAACGAAAGCCGATTTAAGCATACAAATCAAGAGTGGCTTCATACATCTATAGGTTTCAAGGGGCACAACAGTAACCCACATAAACGTGGACGTCCAGaaacaacatttcaaaacaGTTGTTATCGATCTAAACGCCTGAAAACCGCAAATATAAGAACTAGTTTTTCTACAGTTGCATTAGGATTCGCTGCAAAGGTCAAACTTAGAGCTGATGGTCATTCGTTTGCATCAAAGTTATTGGAAGACGTATTGCGTTCACCTTACCGTGCAGATAGTTATACAAAAGCGTATCAACTACATGAAAATACAAGTATGATGAAGATGTCAGGAGAAGAGGCCCTTTTAACTGTTGTGAAAACAAAGCTAACACGCTATCAATACAAcgttataagaaataaataccCTAATAGATTTCCgtcatataaaataattcaagatGCAAAAAAAATGCTATCCAGATTCAGAATGTATGCAGGTTACTGCATCTTCCGGTGAAGTCACTGTTCAGGCTCTAATGAATCACACGATTGAACGTTttgttaaaatcacaaaaagagGTTATTTTGGACTaggaaatgaaaatttaagCAGCTTGCAATGGATTTCAAAGTGAGACTTCGATGGGAGTTCGGGGCATAGTTCATATAAGCAAAAGTGCGTTGGAATGGAAGCAGGCGATTCTaatgttttcattatttcaGTTGTTCCTTTGCGATTGGTTTATGCAAACATGAGTAGAAAAGATATTGTGtggcaaaatatatttaaggaaTCAACACAACTTTCGATTTCTGAGAAGTTACAAATGTAtacccaaattcaaaatttaaagccTTAAGAAGTCACTATTCAAGACAAAATCGTTCGAGTTTCACATAAGCTTCTTTTTACGATGGTAGATGGTAAGGTCTGCAGGGCTTTAactaacaatatttcttctcAGCGATGCTTTATCTGCGGGGCAAGCTCTAAAGAACTAAATGATATTGATAAAATGTTGTCGAAACCACATAATTCCAGCACGTTGGAATTGGTCTTTCAGTTTTGCACTGTTGGACTCGAGTTTTCGAATGCCTTTTACATGTTGGCTATAATCTTCCAATCAAAAAGTGGCAAACTAGAAAAGAAGACATAGAAGAAGTGGCATTAAACAAAGCTCGAATACAAAGAGTTTAAGATTCAAATGGGACTTATTGTTGACTAACCAAAGCCATGTTTTGGGAATTCAAATGATGGCAACACTGCCCGaagattttttaactttcaactgaaaaacttCATTCAATTCTGGTAGCCATACTAAGTGGATATGATATAAACATCGATACATTTCGAACATACACACTCGATACTGCAAAACACTTCGTCCATTCCTACCCTTGGTTTTATATGCCTCCAACCGTGTATAAACTTTTAATTCATGGACCGGATATTATTTCAGCTGCACTTCTTCCTATAGGCCAATTATACGAAGAAGCACAAGAAGCAAGGAACAAAGACTTCAAGAAATATCGGAAAAATTACTCCAGGAAATGTTCCCGGGAGAAGAGTAATCaagatgtttttaatttaatgctgGTAAGATCTGATCCTCTGATTACGAGTTTAAGGCAACTTTcgcaaaaacaactcaaaactTTTCCGAAAgcagtttttgatttaattatctGCCCAACTTAAGACGATGTTCAGACTTCCAgtgaaaacttacaaaatgaTGACGATTGCTCATCAGACGaatcaacttttaatttaaatttctgcTTTAATTGAGAATTAGCACATTTGTTTacctcattttatttattttttaagatatccatgcataaaaagtttttaaaaaaatgtatatgaattTTGGTccataatttatgtttaaaagttgttatATCGTAATAGAGCAAGAAAAAACGATATTGAAAAGAGGTAATGTGTTTTAATCAGTATTCATAATCGGTtcataagcaaacaaaataatttagctttcaaaattcaacaaatgaATTAATTCCAGTTTTCTGGGTATCCTGCCCCAGTGTGCGACGTCTTGCCATACCTAAATTCTATTTGTGCAAAGTTGTACACTTAAAATTTCTAgcccattaataaaaataaaactagtacTTATTGCGTATCTAAACCATTCTCGAATCAGCTTACTATATTCGAACACCccaaaaatctttcaattttaaaaagttaaatctcTCTTTCCCTCTACTGTGGGTTTTAACCGCAAGATTTTTGATATTCGATAAATTCCCTTATATGAACAATTAGTTCttcttttgaatttgattaTCAAACTTCTATTTGTTATTCGAAGTAAAAAAATCGTTTCGGTGGAACTTACGTAAAATATTTCGGGTAAAATTTAAAGCTGACAATAAATCgttagatttttcaaaactctaaagTAGAATAATTCTTACAACtgatatttttctatataagttatttaatttttcttaaaactacacaaataaaaagaaagccaTCATTATATGATCTCATTCGGATCCATGCTATTATACAAAGTGTACAACTTTTTGCTTAGAACTTCTCCGATGCGTCTTTCAGAAGCAAGCGGTACTATCCCCCGACTGATTTTTAAGTCAGCTAAAGAAGTTTGACCATCTGGTTTATTGAATTcctaaaacaaataataatttaatagtttAATCTCGAtccagtttaaaaaagaaaaactcactTCGAATAGTTTCTTCGGGCAAGAATACTTATTTTGAATTGACTGAGCAACATCTAAAGTTACCAATGGCAACCTATTGAGATGTTGTTGCCAAAGTCTACCCAATCCATTGCTACCTTCAACCCGAACACAGTCTTTATTGTCATTTAAGAGATATTGATTTGAACTAGCTGCTACTGATGATTTCTGTTTTCTAAATGGATTAACCATAAGTTCATAAGTTTATATAGTTTGATTTGTCGCTTTACCTACCTGTATGGTATTTCTGCAACAGCCTTTGTAAATCTCACTAAAAGTTCAGCTAATCCTTGTGTATTGTTTACGAACAGGACGCTGCATTCGTAAAGGATTTGCAACTCTACAAAGGCTGTTTCTCTCTCAAGGGTGTTTTTACACTTTGGCAAGACACCAACAACCACCAAAGATAATTTCATATCTGAGAAATTAGCTTTAACATTTCTCATAGTTTCATGAATTGACTTATCTTCTATAGATTCATGGAACTCCTTGCCGCTGAATACTCGTAGAAGTTGGGGTTCTGATTCGTATTTATCACTTAAATTGTACTTCATGTTGTTGTTAAGGAATAATTAAAGAAGGTACTGTAGCCAGGGTACTCACCAGCTGCAAGTTGTTGTCTTCTATtggattaaatatttgttgGCCAACATTACGCTCCCACATGATTGTTCGGGAGGATTTAATTTTCCTTAGAACGTGGGATACAGTTGAATCAGTTAATAACCCCAACAAAGAATGACCCACATCTGGATGGAGAACATCCTCGTCTATAACGGCTCGGATATACTATGGAGATATGATTTTTTCATTATATCTTAGGAGGAATTGTATACAAATAACACGAACCTTGAGACACTCGCCAGGCCTGAttcgtttttgttgttcttgaaTGAGTTTCTTCTTGAGTTTTTCTGCattatctatttgttttttagacATTATGATAAGCGTTTAtataaaatgcaattatttctaacaaattttttatattcaaaatgcaaatcaaaatcgaacaatttttaaacaaaaagcaaGACAGAAAAGATTCAGAGTTTTGTGATCTGTCAGTTTCAACAGTGGTAAACAAAATCAACATGTTTCTGATTCTGACGCTAACTCAATTTGAAGctcgattcaaaattttatatagggttttccaataagagttatttttaaatagccCGATATTTGGACAACTGTCATTCTTGAAGCCGTCATTGCtgtctttttgacatttgataagtaCATATTACTAAATTATTTCTATGGAGTCTTGTCAAAGCATAAGtccattttattcaaatttgagTAAAGTATACAgaactgtacaaaaaaaatctactttcgtTTGGTCTTAACAGTGCAATgcccaatttcataaacaacttttaaacatttaacaagattttaagctgtaaaatgggatattttggtttcaccaagcgtttttaaagtaaataagcttttaaatcccttttaaaactaaatgcccGTTTatggctcattaaattttaaaagtgtcattaaaaaatgaaaatgacaggttgacagctgatgttttacttcttaaaatgtttattctcaatatttttagataCGGAATGAATAGGTTAACCAATTCAGCATTGCAttactatttataatattatttttatgattttaatttttaattcgaatattAGATTCGTCATCTTCATCTGACGAAGAAGAACATTATATATAGTTATGCGCCACCGTCCAAGCCACACGATTACTCaaacgtttgtttttgatttgtttactcTGTTGTATGTTGAGATTCTTGTCAGTTATTTTAACATATAatgctttctcattttttcaCACACAAGAAAAAAGAGGTTTTCTTTTTACAGGGTTGTGAGGAGaactctattttaacaaaaatatccctgAAATTTCCCATTTTTAGCTTGGTGaaactgaacaaatttaaaggcctgataaaatttaaaaagcttttagataaatatacttttagtgtttgtttatgaaatcggaCATAAGTCCATCTAAACcgattgaaaagatattcgatgGTCGGCGGTCGCACTTAcagttcttatttaaaattgtgtttggtcAAAACTGTTTAACTTCacttatattattttaaccaaaataaatttttctattttcaaagtAATAATCTGGCCAAAACAACATAACTCTAACTAAATCTTCTTCGCTTTTTTGTCGCTATAAAGCTGTTTCAAGGCAACTCTCGATGAAACTGACTCCTTTATAAGAACTGTACTGCAAAAGAAGctatcatctttttttttataataagcgcacactcaaggggatatattacccttattatgtagacacagtgtgagcactaggaaagggatagaggggttgaaaggagatgtcgacgcacattggttttgaattcctgaatattgcagtagctgggaaagacagagtgtggcaaggcattccacatttgcatagtacggctaaagaacgaatgtctgtactttacagtacgaccgaagatgggctcgagggtatattgatgagcattcatagaagcgcgagtattacggttgaactgtttaaggggaggaatgcagctggctatttctctagagcataaaccattaaaataacaataaaacagggtgagacaagaaacatttcgacgatgttcaagtgacgtaaatgatcttatgatggtaatatcaccaatcaat
It encodes:
- the LOC129939630 gene encoding crossover junction endonuclease EME1, whose product is MSKKQIDNAEKLKKKLIQEQQKRIRPGECLKYIRAVIDEDVLHPDVGHSLLGLLTDSTVSHVLRKIKSSRTIMWERNVGQQIFNPIEDNNLQLYNLSDKYESEPQLLRVFSGKEFHESIEDKSIHETMRNVKANFSDMKLSLVVVGVLPKCKNTLERETAFVELQILYECSVLFVNNTQGLAELLVRFTKAVAEIPYRKQKSSVAASSNQYLLNDNKDCVRVEGSNGLGRLWQQHLNRLPLVTLDVAQSIQNKYSCPKKLFEEFNKPDGQTSLADLKISRGIVPLASERRIGEVLSKKLYTLYNSMDPNEII